CCGAACTCCGCTGCCACCGCGGACAAGACGCCAGGCTTATCGGCGACGTTCATGCTGACGTAATAGCGCGTTTCAATGAAACCCATTGGTGCCACCGGAAGTTGGGCGTATTTGGACTCGCGTGGGCCGCGGCTACCGAGAACCCGGTTGCGGGCGGCCATCACCAGGTCGCCGGTCACCGCGGAGGCGGTCGGCGCGCCGCCCGCGCCCTGGCCGTAGAACATCAGCCGTCCGGCGGCTTCGGCCTCAACCACTACGGCATTGAACGCACCATTGACCGAGGCAAGCGGATGCGACAGAGATACCAGGGCCGGATAGACACGGGCCGAAACCCGCTGCTGACCTTCATCGGTCGTGATGCGCTCACAAATCGACAGCAGCTTGATGGTGCAGCCCAGCGCGTGCGCGGATTCGAAGTCGGCCGGGGTGACCTTGGTGATGCCTTCGCGATAGACGTCGTCTGCGGTCACCCGGGTGTGGAAGGCAATCGATGCCAGAATCGCGGCCTTGGCCGCGGCGTCATAGCCTTCCACATCGGCGGTGGGATCGGCCTCCGCATAGCCCAGCGCGCTCGCGTCGGCCAGGGCTTTGTCGTAGTCGGCGCCGGTGCTGTCCATCGCCGAGAGGATGTAGTTGGTGGTGCCGTTGACGATCCCGGCCACCCGTAGCACCGTGTCGCCGGCCAGCGACTGGGTGAGCGGACGGATGACCGGAATGGCGCCCGCTACGGCCGCCTCGAAATACAGGTCGACATGGGCGCTTTCGGCGGCTTGCGCCAATTCTCCGGTGGAAGTGGACAGTAACGCCTTGTTCGCGGTCACGACGGACTTGCCGCGCTCGAGCGCGCCCAGGATGGCCTTGCGCGACGGTTCCACCGGCCCCATCACTTCGACGACGATGTCGACATCCTCACGGGCGATGAGCTCTTCGATGTTGTCGGTAAGCAACTCGATCGGCACGCCGCGATCAGCCGCCACGCGGCGCACGCCGATGCCGCGCAGGACCAATGGGGCTCCGACACGAGCCGCGAGATCCTCGGCGCTGTCCTCGATGATGCGGACAACCTCGCTGCCGACGTTGCCCAAACCGAGTACCGCTACGCCGACCGGCTTTTCGTCACCAGCCACGGGTCACCTCACTTCCAAACTCAGTAGATCGTCGACCGTCTCCCGGCGCAGGACCAGACGGGCCTTCCCCGCGTGCACCGCCACCACGGCGGGACGGCCGACCATGTTGTAACGACTCGACAGTGAATAGCAGTAAGCGCCGGTAGCGGCAACCGCAACCAGATCGCCGGGCTGGATATCGTCGGGCACCCAGGTGTCACGCACGATGATATCGCCAGTTTCGCAATGCTTTCCGACCAGACGGGCAAGCACCGCCGGGGCATCGCTGACCCTCGAAACCAACCGGACGTCATACTGCGCGTCATAGAGCGCGGTGCGGATGTTGTCGCTCATCCCGCCGTCGACACTGACGTAGCGCCGGTGCGCTGTGGCGCTGACGTCGACGTCCTTGACGGTGCCGACCTCATACAGCGTGATGGTGCCCGGTCCTGCGATGGCGCGTCCGGGCTCCACCACCAGCCTCGGCGACGGCAGCCCCACGGCCTGCGACTCGTTGCGCACGATGGTGCTCAGCTTTGCCGCCAGCTCGCCTATCGGCGGTGGATCGTCGGCCGGCAGATACGAGATGCCCAGACCGCCGCCGAGATCGACGGTCGAGATCTGTGTGGTCTTTTCAGGACCGAACTCGCCGACGACCTCGCGCAACAGGCCGATGACACGGTGCGCGGCCAGCTCGAAGCCGTCCACATCGAAGATCTGCGACCCGATATGGCTGTGCAGCCCGACCAGACGCAGGTGATCGGTGGAAAAAACCCGCTGCACCGCCGCCATCGCCGCGCCGCTGGCCACCGACAGCCCGAACTTCTGGTCCTCGTGTGCGGTGGAGATGAACTCGTGGGTGTGCGCCTCCACCCCGACGGTGAGACGCACCAGCACATCCTGGACGATTCCGGCCTCGCCCGCGATGGCGTCGAGTCGCTCGATTTCGGTCATCGAGTCCACCACGATATGGCCGACTCCGGCTTTCACCGCGGCGGTCAGCTCCGGCACGGATTTGTTGTTGCCGTGCAGGGTAATCCGCTCCGCGGGAAAGTTCGCGTGCAGCGCGACCGCCAGCTCTCCGCCGGTGCACACGTCCAGACAGAGGCCTTCTTCGTCGATCCACCGGGCTATTTCGCTGCACAGGAAGGCCTTGGCGGCATAGTGCACGTTCGCCCCACCGCCGAAGGCGGCGGCGGTTTCTCGGCAACGAGAGCGAAAATCGTCCTCGTCGATGACGAACACCGGGGTCCCGTACTGCTGGGCAAGGTGTGTTAGCGGGATTCCGGCAACGCAGGCGACACCGCTTTTGTCGC
The nucleotide sequence above comes from Mycobacterium decipiens. Encoded proteins:
- the lysA gene encoding diaminopimelate decarboxylase — encoded protein: MNVHPAGPRHAEEARPAASPPRPQSPDELLHLAPNVWPRNTTRDKSGVACVAGIPLTHLAQQYGTPVFVIDEDDFRSRCRETAAAFGGGANVHYAAKAFLCSEIARWIDEEGLCLDVCTGGELAVALHANFPAERITLHGNNKSVPELTAAVKAGVGHIVVDSMTEIERLDAIAGEAGIVQDVLVRLTVGVEAHTHEFISTAHEDQKFGLSVASGAAMAAVQRVFSTDHLRLVGLHSHIGSQIFDVDGFELAAHRVIGLLREVVGEFGPEKTTQISTVDLGGGLGISYLPADDPPPIGELAAKLSTIVRNESQAVGLPSPRLVVEPGRAIAGPGTITLYEVGTVKDVDVSATAHRRYVSVDGGMSDNIRTALYDAQYDVRLVSRVSDAPAVLARLVGKHCETGDIIVRDTWVPDDIQPGDLVAVAATGAYCYSLSSRYNMVGRPAVVAVHAGKARLVLRRETVDDLLSLEVR
- a CDS encoding homoserine dehydrogenase, which encodes MAGDEKPVGVAVLGLGNVGSEVVRIIEDSAEDLAARVGAPLVLRGIGVRRVAADRGVPIELLTDNIEELIAREDVDIVVEVMGPVEPSRKAILGALERGKSVVTANKALLSTSTGELAQAAESAHVDLYFEAAVAGAIPVIRPLTQSLAGDTVLRVAGIVNGTTNYILSAMDSTGADYDKALADASALGYAEADPTADVEGYDAAAKAAILASIAFHTRVTADDVYREGITKVTPADFESAHALGCTIKLLSICERITTDEGQQRVSARVYPALVSLSHPLASVNGAFNAVVVEAEAAGRLMFYGQGAGGAPTASAVTGDLVMAARNRVLGSRGPRESKYAQLPVAPMGFIETRYYVSMNVADKPGVLSAVAAEFGKREVSIAEVRQEGVVDEGGRRVGARIVVVTHLATDAALSETVDALADLDVVQGVASVLRLEGNGL